The Lysobacter gummosus genome includes a region encoding these proteins:
- a CDS encoding thioredoxin family protein, with amino-acid sequence MNKTLSLLKPVFCALCLCLAAGACTPGAHAEPVHGTQTLPARKAPEFEGIDRWINSPPLTMAGLRGKVVLVEFWTYSCINCIHVMPYVKQWHQRYQPAGLTVIGVHTPEYGYEKIARNVDAAVKRFGIEYPVAQDNAFATWNAYRNRYWPALYLIDRDGHVVYEHFGEGGYAQTEAKIQQLLQAR; translated from the coding sequence ATGAACAAGACCCTGAGCCTGCTCAAACCCGTCTTCTGCGCGCTGTGCCTGTGCCTCGCCGCCGGCGCCTGCACGCCCGGCGCTCACGCCGAGCCGGTGCACGGCACCCAGACCTTGCCCGCGCGCAAGGCGCCGGAGTTCGAAGGCATCGACCGCTGGATCAACAGCCCGCCGCTGACCATGGCCGGTTTGCGCGGCAAGGTCGTGCTGGTCGAGTTCTGGACTTACTCGTGCATCAACTGCATCCATGTCATGCCCTACGTGAAGCAGTGGCATCAGCGCTATCAACCCGCCGGCCTGACCGTGATCGGCGTGCATACGCCGGAATACGGCTACGAGAAGATCGCGCGTAATGTCGATGCGGCGGTGAAGCGCTTCGGCATCGAGTACCCGGTCGCGCAGGACAACGCCTTCGCCACCTGGAACGCCTACCGCAACCGCTACTGGCCGGCGCTGTATCTGATCGATCGCGACGGCCACGTGGTCTACGAGCACTTCGGCGAAGGCGGCTACGCCCAGACCGAGGCCAAGATCCAGCAACTGCTGCAGGCGCGCTGA
- a CDS encoding response regulator, with amino-acid sequence MKQLDHILIVDDDRDIREMVADYLQKNGLRTTVAADGREMRAVLDTHAVDLIVLDVMMPGEDGLVLCRNLRASKHRSIPVLMLTARDDATDRIIGLEMGADDYVVKPFSARELLARINAVIRRTRMLPPNLQISEASRLIAFGQWRLDTSARHLLDEQDTVIALSGAEFRLLRVFLDHPQRVLSRDQLLNLTQGRDAEHFDRSIDLLVSRLRQRLQDGAREQTYIKTVRSEGYVFSMPVTLVGDEA; translated from the coding sequence ATGAAACAGCTCGATCACATCCTGATCGTCGATGACGATCGCGACATCCGCGAAATGGTCGCCGACTATCTGCAAAAGAACGGCCTGCGCACCACCGTGGCCGCCGACGGCCGGGAAATGCGCGCGGTGCTCGACACCCACGCGGTCGATCTGATCGTGCTGGATGTGATGATGCCGGGCGAAGACGGCTTGGTGCTGTGCCGCAATCTTCGCGCGAGCAAGCACCGTTCGATCCCGGTGTTGATGCTGACCGCGCGCGACGACGCCACCGATCGCATCATCGGCCTGGAAATGGGCGCGGACGACTACGTGGTCAAGCCGTTCTCGGCGCGCGAGTTGCTGGCGCGGATCAATGCGGTGATCCGTCGCACCCGCATGCTGCCGCCGAACCTGCAGATCAGCGAAGCCAGTCGGCTGATCGCGTTCGGCCAGTGGCGATTGGACACCAGCGCGCGTCATCTGCTCGATGAGCAGGATACGGTCATCGCGCTCAGCGGCGCGGAGTTCCGTCTGCTGCGGGTGTTTCTCGATCATCCGCAGCGCGTGCTCAGCCGCGATCAACTGCTGAACCTGACCCAGGGCCGCGACGCGGAGCATTTCGACCGCTCCATCGACCTGCTGGTCAGCCGACTGCGCCAGCGCCTGCAGGACGGCGCGCGCGAGCAGACCTACATCAAGACCGTGCGCAGCGAGGGCTATGTGTTCTCGATGCCGGTCACCCTGGTCGGCGACGAGGCATGA
- a CDS encoding ATP-binding protein: protein MNAAAAQTPSKWLPRSIASRLYLILFAGLLLAHGLSFGLLFYERYVTATSMMLGNLEQDVITSVAVLDRIPAAERAEFLPHLTRRTYRYVLSSGESGSAELSERAQNITRLIGSALGPRYPVRAETVSRRPERIQVHLTLGDGHPLTIEVAPSTMPIAQWLPYVLAIQLGLLLLITWLAVRLATRPLAWLANAAESLSPSGGSEPLREGGPTEVAKAVSAFNAMQDRIAAYLSERLQILAAISHDLQTPITRMKLRTEAMDESPLRAKLIDDLDEMQHLVREGVAYARSAHGASEPPLKLDLDAFLDSLVFDYQDTGKDVVLAGCVGAPIFTRPHALRRVIGNLIDNAVKYAGAAEVEVVRAADGGIAVSVLDRGPGIPELELDAVLQPFYRLEASRNRDSGGAGLGLAIAQQLTLSLNAKLVLENREGGGLRATLSLPSAKA from the coding sequence ATGAACGCCGCGGCCGCCCAAACGCCATCGAAATGGCTGCCGCGCAGCATCGCTTCGCGGCTGTACCTGATCCTGTTCGCCGGCCTGCTGCTCGCGCACGGATTGTCGTTCGGCCTGTTGTTCTATGAGCGCTACGTCACTGCCACCTCGATGATGCTCGGCAATCTGGAGCAGGACGTGATCACCTCGGTCGCCGTGCTCGACCGCATCCCTGCCGCCGAACGCGCGGAATTCCTTCCGCACCTCACCCGCCGCACCTACCGCTACGTGCTCAGTTCCGGCGAGTCCGGCAGCGCCGAACTCAGCGAACGCGCGCAGAACATCACCCGCCTGATCGGCTCCGCATTGGGCCCGCGTTATCCCGTGCGCGCCGAGACCGTCTCGCGGCGCCCGGAGCGCATCCAGGTTCACCTGACCCTGGGCGACGGCCATCCGCTGACGATCGAAGTCGCGCCCTCGACGATGCCGATCGCGCAATGGCTGCCGTACGTACTGGCGATCCAACTGGGCTTGCTGCTGCTGATCACCTGGCTGGCGGTGCGGCTGGCGACGCGGCCGCTGGCATGGCTGGCCAACGCCGCCGAATCGCTGAGCCCCAGCGGCGGTAGCGAACCTCTGCGCGAAGGCGGCCCGACCGAAGTGGCCAAGGCCGTGTCGGCGTTCAACGCGATGCAGGACCGCATCGCCGCCTACCTGAGCGAGCGTCTGCAGATTCTCGCGGCGATCTCGCACGATCTGCAGACGCCGATCACGCGCATGAAGCTGCGCACCGAAGCCATGGACGAATCGCCGCTGCGCGCCAAGCTGATCGACGATCTCGACGAAATGCAGCACCTGGTGCGCGAAGGCGTCGCCTACGCGCGCAGCGCCCACGGCGCGTCCGAGCCGCCGCTCAAGCTCGATCTGGACGCGTTCCTCGACAGTCTGGTGTTCGATTACCAGGACACCGGCAAGGACGTAGTCCTGGCCGGATGCGTCGGCGCGCCGATCTTTACCCGCCCGCACGCGCTGCGCCGGGTAATCGGCAATCTGATCGACAACGCCGTCAAGTACGCCGGCGCGGCCGAGGTGGAAGTCGTGCGCGCCGCCGACGGCGGCATCGCCGTCAGCGTGCTGGATCGCGGCCCCGGCATTCCGGAGCTCGAACTCGACGCGGTGCTGCAACCGTTCTATCGCCTGGAGGCCTCGCGCAACCGCGACAGCGGCGGCGCCGGCCTGGGATTGGCTATCGCTCAACAGCTGACGCTGTCGTTGAACGCGAAGCTGGTCCTGGAAAACCGCGAAGGCGGCGGTTTGCGCGCCACCTTGTCGCTGCCCTCGGCGAAGGCCTGA
- a CDS encoding saccharopine dehydrogenase family protein — MSIDPAAAQHPSNSRRVSVFGAYGHTGRFTVAHLLAHGWEPILAGRDATKLAALAQDFPGLEQRVATVDDPASLDRALEGAVAVLNCAGPFSESGGPLIEAALRARIHYLDTAAEQQPVIAAFERYHDAAVQAGVAVIPAMAFYGGLADLLATAAVGDEAGADAIDIAIALDSWHPTAGTRLTGQRNTARRLVIGGGALQFLADPAPTREWTFAAPFAKQDVVALPFSEIPLIAQHLRVAEVHSYLNLTPLKDLRDPATPPPMAADAHGRSAQRFAIEVEVRGGARRHRVAAQGQDIYAVTAPLLVEALERIVDGRRRGDGVIAPGQAFDAADFLRALAPDYLGLSGLD; from the coding sequence ATGTCCATCGATCCCGCGGCTGCGCAACATCCCTCGAACTCCCGGCGCGTAAGCGTATTCGGCGCTTACGGTCATACCGGACGGTTCACCGTCGCGCATCTGCTCGCGCACGGGTGGGAGCCGATCCTGGCTGGCCGCGACGCGACCAAGCTGGCCGCCCTGGCGCAGGATTTCCCCGGGCTGGAGCAGCGGGTGGCGACCGTCGATGATCCGGCTTCGCTCGATCGCGCGCTGGAAGGCGCCGTCGCCGTGCTCAACTGCGCCGGGCCTTTCAGCGAATCGGGCGGGCCGCTGATCGAAGCGGCGTTGCGCGCGCGCATCCACTACCTGGACACCGCGGCCGAACAGCAGCCGGTGATCGCCGCGTTCGAGCGCTATCACGATGCGGCAGTGCAGGCCGGCGTCGCCGTGATTCCGGCGATGGCGTTCTACGGCGGCCTCGCCGATCTGCTCGCCACCGCGGCGGTGGGCGATGAAGCCGGCGCGGACGCGATCGATATCGCCATCGCGCTCGACAGTTGGCACCCCACCGCCGGCACGCGCCTGACCGGGCAGCGCAATACCGCGCGGCGGCTGGTTATCGGCGGGGGCGCGTTGCAGTTTCTCGCCGATCCGGCGCCGACGCGCGAATGGACTTTCGCCGCGCCGTTCGCCAAGCAGGACGTGGTCGCATTGCCCTTCAGCGAAATCCCGCTGATCGCTCAGCACCTGCGCGTGGCCGAGGTGCATTCGTATCTCAATCTGACGCCGCTGAAGGATCTGCGCGATCCGGCCACGCCGCCGCCGATGGCGGCCGATGCGCACGGCCGCTCGGCGCAGCGCTTCGCGATCGAAGTGGAGGTCCGCGGTGGCGCTAGGCGGCACCGGGTCGCCGCGCAGGGGCAGGACATCTACGCGGTCACCGCGCCGCTGCTGGTCGAGGCCCTGGAACGCATCGTCGATGGCCGGCGCCGCGGCGACGGCGTGATCGCGCCCGGGCAGGCCTTCGATGCGGCCGATTTCCTGCGCGCGCTGGCGCCGGACTACCTCGGCCTCAGCGGCCTGGATTGA